Proteins encoded in a region of the Ornithodoros turicata isolate Travis chromosome 3, ASM3712646v1, whole genome shotgun sequence genome:
- the LOC135388586 gene encoding small ribosomal subunit protein uS15 yields MGRMHCGGKGISQSALPYRRSVPTWLKLTADDVKEHIYKLAKKGLTPSQIGVILRDSHGVAQVRWVTGNKILRILKAKGLAPQLPEDLYCLIKKAVAIRKHLERNRKDRDSKFRLILVESRIHRLTRYYKTKRVLAPSWRYESSTASALVA; encoded by the exons ATGGGTCGTATGCACTGTGGTGGTAAAGGTATATCTCAATCTGCTCTGCCGTACCGGCGAAGTGTTCCCACATGGCTGAAGCTGACAGCGGACGACGTGAAGGAGCACATCTACAAGTTGGCCAAGAAAGGCCTGACACCGTCGCAGATTGGTGTCATTCTTAGGGATTCCCACGGTGTTGCCCAG GTACGTTGGGTGACAGGCAACAAGATTCTGCGCATCCTAAAGGCGAAGGGTTTGGCCCCACAGCTGCCCGAGGACCTCTACTGcctcatcaagaaagcagttgCCATCCGAAAGCACCTTGAGCGGAACCGCAAGGACAGGGACTCCAAGTTCCGTCTCATCCTGGTGGAGAGCCGTATCCATCGTCTCACCCGATACTACAAGACCAAGCGTGTTCTTGCACCTTCGTGGCGTTACGAGTCCTCCACGGCTTCTGCACTTGTGGCCTGA